A part of Ptychodera flava strain L36383 chromosome 11, AS_Pfla_20210202, whole genome shotgun sequence genomic DNA contains:
- the LOC139144057 gene encoding EF-hand calcium-binding domain-containing protein 3-like, with product MSGNKIDQDRRGGILVPDLCPETHSSSTIQEESKSTISPLPQVSFQRPNTVAGENDAKNVSDRARTRRTSLKVNKLSGLRRQSNARRASLRKTSVSYGPEMIGIAVKKKAPAQKKEKHGLTKGQVEAFREVFDLFDSNGGGSIDAEELEMALRSVDIHLSRDEIEDVMNNLDNDGNGEIDFEEFLTLMTNTERFLESFVESHEGPPKDNTQGIARETLLFDALTQFMKKSALQAMDEIVGYYKTKYKKAQIPHVVGHYAAGARLIGLTEKQLVMHLEHLKRSNAGQNEKSPYAQPLHIFITPEKPRPVPRRCNRGRITLRVNFRHNNDRSGLGGNPYSNPHHSANRSKNSRDPRSKNAPNAQTRVRYTPRLGATHQRLKVAEFHLPTLHKKNEVLTYDDLPKIRKSVDKATKEYYKHMTSMKRNEAIKLWRSLYPSQIPSTLLLDHFKKVFCAYSSAEHYTHLCKPCDLLVNGH from the exons ATGTCAGGCAACAAAATTGATCAAGACCGCCGTGGCGGCATTCTCGTTCCTGACTTGTGCCCAGAAACTCACTCGTCCTCCACAATCCAGGAGGAGTCGAAGAGCACCATATCACCGTTGCCGCAGGTTAGCTTTCAGAGACCGAACACAGTGGCCGGGGAAAATGACGCCAAAAATGTATCGGATAGAGCGCGTACCAGAAGGACTTCGCTGAAAGTGAACAAACTGTCGGGGCTTCGGAGACAAAGCAACGCGAGGCGAGCAAGTTTACGGAAAACTAGTGTGAGTTACGGGCCTGAAATGATAGGCATCGCAGTGAAAAAGAAAGCGCCCGCACAAAAGAAGGAAAAGCACGGACTCACCAAGGGACAAGTTGAAG CTTTCCGTGAGGTATTTGACTTATTTGACAGCAACGGAGGCGGATCTATCGATGCCGAGGAATTGGAAATGGCCTTGCGGTCTGTTGACATACACTTGAGTCGTGATGAAATCGAGGATGTCATGAACAACTTGGATAACGACG GTAATGGAGAAATCGATTTTGAAGAGTTTTTGACGTTGATGACAAACACAGAGAGATTCCTTGAAAGTTTTG TTGAGAGCCACGAAGGTCCTCCTAAAGACAACACTCAGGGCATTGCCAGAGAGACGCTGCTATTCGATGCGTTGACACAGTTTATGAAAAAGTCTGCCCTGCAGGCTATGGACGAAATTGTCGG GTACTATAAGACGAAGTACAAGAAAGCTCAAATACCCCACGTCGTCGGTCACTACGCTGCTGGAGCGAGACTGATTGGTCTAACTGAGAAACAATTAGTGATGCATCTTGAACATCTGAAGAGAAGCAATGCAG GACAAAACGAGAAGAGTCCGTACGCACAGCCCCTGCACATCTTCATAACTCCTGAGAAACCGAGACCAGTTCCTCGTCGATGCAACAGAGGGCGCATTACACTTCGTGTCAATTTCAGGCACAATAATGACCGTTCCGGTCTCGGTGGCAATCCCTACAGCAATCCACACCATTCTGCCAACAGGTCCAAg AATTCCAGAGACCCTCGGTCGAAAAATGCACCCAATGCACAGACAAGAGTACGGTACACACCCCGACTTGGCGCAACTCACCAGCGTCTGAAGGTTGCCGAATTCCACTTGCCGACTCTGCATAAAAAGAACGAAGTTCTGACGTATGACGATTTGCCTAAAATCAGAAAGAGC GTCGACAAAGCGACAAAGGAATACTACAAACACATGACCTCCATGAAAAGGAACGAAGCTATCAAACTATGGAGAAGCTTGTACCCGTCTCAGATTCCTTCAACATTACTTCTTGACCATTTTAAGAAAGTTTTCTGTGCCTACTCGTCCGCTGAACACTACACCCATCTTTGTAAACCTTGTGATCTACTGGTTAACGGACACTGA
- the LOC139144072 gene encoding poly [ADP-ribose] polymerase tankyrase-1-like isoform X1: MEKRQKQIVTPELFECAANGNANRLFCVLEEGDNVNPLTGAGDWPLMVAVENGHLDIIQLLYERGGDVSRRHPSTNATVLHVASARGHIQVVIFLLNICRRDGLLGPGKGDNISFYQELDINAMNNSGQTALQMAAAKGFSKVVRALLMRGASSALLDSDGNVYKCQEYEGVQGLLETHRKERAMRIMAMIRDRKGLSKLKRVWQSNFDHNLRNFKGDTPLMVACYHGRVDAVKFLVQSAIHRQVVDSNTDSYWNHEQSDTDSGSYMDHNTSTMMNSRFLGTRTDPSSASELSDTESNYMYNARRCKTPSGGWLQQSAEFTSSGRFNRYSVLSQNPKKISPVSSEDDLAVAAAVARQQKAQDLNRSFNRREQAFRDVVGSETGLSKADIYLISFSEHNNPPYYNTSAALKRVINHLCDYNFRDGSTCLHRAVECSSENRAIEIIQSVLEKERSCVNMQDYAGLTPLHLACSQGKKHMVKMLTDLEFIDLNVRTLDGKLPEELTLNKSIQKMVCSARELHPYKPLPSLPTPPASSVGDGSIDLDMLNDRFQQLLRSQDS; encoded by the exons atggaaaaaagacaaaaacaaattgtaaCGCCGGAACTTTTTGAGTGTGCTGCCAATGGAAATGCAAACCGATTGTTCTGTGTGTTGGAGGAGGGTGATAATGTCAACCCTCTGACGGGAGCTGGTGATTGGCCCCTCATGGTAGCCGTAGAGAATGGACATTTGGATATCATACAACTCTTGTATGAG AGAGGTGGTGATGTTAGTCGCAGACACCCATCCACCAAtgccacagtgttacatgtagCCAGTGCCAGGGGACACATACAAGTGGTTATTTTCCTATTAAACATCTGTAGACGAGATGGTCTACTTGGTCCGGGCAAGGGAGACAACATTTCATTCTATCAGGAACTTGACATCAATGCAATGAACAATTCTGGACAAACAGCTTTACAGATGGCTGCTGCCAAAG GATTCAGCAAGGTTGTCAGGGCTCTGCTGATGAGAGGAGCCAGCTCAGCCCTCTTGGATTCCGACGGCAACGTCTATAAATGCCAGGAATACGAGGGAGTTCAGGGACTCCTTGAGACGCACAGGAAGGAGCGTGCCATGAGGATTATGGCAATGATCAGAGACAGGAAAGGACTGTCAAAACTGAAGAGAGTATGGCAG tcaaactttgaccataATCTGAGGAACTTCAAAGGTGACACCCCACTGATGGTAGCGTGTTACCATGGCAGAGTGGACGCAGTTAAGTTTCTTGTACAATCTGCGATACACCGACAAGTAGTTGATAGCAATACTGACAG TTACTGGAATCATGAGCAATCAGACACTGATTCGGGGTCTTACATGGATCACAACACAAGCACCATGATGAATTCAAGATTTTTGG GAACACGAACGGATCCAAGCTCAGCGTCTGAACTCAGCGACACGGAGAGCAATTACATGTACAATGCCCGTAGATGCAAGACTCCGTCTGGGGGATGGTTGCAGCAGTCAGCTGAGTTCACCAGCTCTGGAAGATTCAACCGATACAGTGTCCTCAGTCAGAATCCCAAGAAAATCAGTCCAGTCAGCTCTGAAGATGACCTAGCTG TGGCTGCGGCAGTTGCTAGGCAACAGAAAGCACAGGATCTTAACAGGTCATTCAACCGAAGAGAGCAGGCATTCCGTGACGTGGTTGGAAGTGAAACTGGTCTGAGCAAAGCAGACATTTATCTGATCAGTTTCTCAGAGCATAACAACCCACCTTATTACAATACTAGTGCTG CCCTGAAGAGAGTCATAAACCATCTGTGTGACTACAACTTCAGAGATGGCAGTACCTGCCTGCATCGAGCAGTGGAATGTAGCAGTGAGAACAGGGCCATTGAAATCATACAGTCAGTTCTGGAGAAGGAGAGATCGTGTGTGAATATGCAAGACTATGCTGGATTGACACCGCTGCATCTTGCATGTAGTCAGGGAAAGAAACATATGGTTAAAATGCTCACT GACTTGGAGTTCATTGACCTCAATGTGAGAACTTTGGATGGTAAACTTCCTGAAGAGCTGACCTTGAACAAATCAATTCAGAAGATGGTTTGTAGTGCCAGGGAACTTCATCCATACAA ACCTCTACCAAGTCTTCCAACGCCTCCAGCTAGCAGTGTTGGTGATGGAAGTATTGACCTGGATATGTTGAATGATAGGTTTCAACAACTGCTACGAAGCCAAGACTCCTAG
- the LOC139144072 gene encoding ankyrin-3-like isoform X3: MEKRQKQIVTPELFECAANGNANRLFCVLEEGDNVNPLTGAGDWPLMVAVENGHLDIIQLLYERGGDVSRRHPSTNATVLHVASARGHIQVVIFLLNICRRDGLLGPGKGDNISFYQELDINAMNNSGQTALQMAAAKGFSKVVRALLMRGASSALLDSDGNVYKCQEYEGVQGLLETHRKERAMRIMAMIRDRKGLSKLKRVWQSNFDHNLRNFKGDTPLMVACYHGRVDAVKFLVQSAIHRQVVDSNTDSYWNHEQSDTDSGSYMDHNTSTMMNSRFLGTRTDPSSASELSDTESNYMYNARRCKTPSGGWLQQSAEFTSSGRFNRYSVLSQNPKKISPVSSEDDLAALKRVINHLCDYNFRDGSTCLHRAVECSSENRAIEIIQSVLEKERSCVNMQDYAGLTPLHLACSQGKKHMVKMLTDLEFIDLNVRTLDGKLPEELTLNKSIQKMVCSARELHPYKPLPSLPTPPASSVGDGSIDLDMLNDRFQQLLRSQDS; this comes from the exons atggaaaaaagacaaaaacaaattgtaaCGCCGGAACTTTTTGAGTGTGCTGCCAATGGAAATGCAAACCGATTGTTCTGTGTGTTGGAGGAGGGTGATAATGTCAACCCTCTGACGGGAGCTGGTGATTGGCCCCTCATGGTAGCCGTAGAGAATGGACATTTGGATATCATACAACTCTTGTATGAG AGAGGTGGTGATGTTAGTCGCAGACACCCATCCACCAAtgccacagtgttacatgtagCCAGTGCCAGGGGACACATACAAGTGGTTATTTTCCTATTAAACATCTGTAGACGAGATGGTCTACTTGGTCCGGGCAAGGGAGACAACATTTCATTCTATCAGGAACTTGACATCAATGCAATGAACAATTCTGGACAAACAGCTTTACAGATGGCTGCTGCCAAAG GATTCAGCAAGGTTGTCAGGGCTCTGCTGATGAGAGGAGCCAGCTCAGCCCTCTTGGATTCCGACGGCAACGTCTATAAATGCCAGGAATACGAGGGAGTTCAGGGACTCCTTGAGACGCACAGGAAGGAGCGTGCCATGAGGATTATGGCAATGATCAGAGACAGGAAAGGACTGTCAAAACTGAAGAGAGTATGGCAG tcaaactttgaccataATCTGAGGAACTTCAAAGGTGACACCCCACTGATGGTAGCGTGTTACCATGGCAGAGTGGACGCAGTTAAGTTTCTTGTACAATCTGCGATACACCGACAAGTAGTTGATAGCAATACTGACAG TTACTGGAATCATGAGCAATCAGACACTGATTCGGGGTCTTACATGGATCACAACACAAGCACCATGATGAATTCAAGATTTTTGG GAACACGAACGGATCCAAGCTCAGCGTCTGAACTCAGCGACACGGAGAGCAATTACATGTACAATGCCCGTAGATGCAAGACTCCGTCTGGGGGATGGTTGCAGCAGTCAGCTGAGTTCACCAGCTCTGGAAGATTCAACCGATACAGTGTCCTCAGTCAGAATCCCAAGAAAATCAGTCCAGTCAGCTCTGAAGATGACCTAGCTG CCCTGAAGAGAGTCATAAACCATCTGTGTGACTACAACTTCAGAGATGGCAGTACCTGCCTGCATCGAGCAGTGGAATGTAGCAGTGAGAACAGGGCCATTGAAATCATACAGTCAGTTCTGGAGAAGGAGAGATCGTGTGTGAATATGCAAGACTATGCTGGATTGACACCGCTGCATCTTGCATGTAGTCAGGGAAAGAAACATATGGTTAAAATGCTCACT GACTTGGAGTTCATTGACCTCAATGTGAGAACTTTGGATGGTAAACTTCCTGAAGAGCTGACCTTGAACAAATCAATTCAGAAGATGGTTTGTAGTGCCAGGGAACTTCATCCATACAA ACCTCTACCAAGTCTTCCAACGCCTCCAGCTAGCAGTGTTGGTGATGGAAGTATTGACCTGGATATGTTGAATGATAGGTTTCAACAACTGCTACGAAGCCAAGACTCCTAG